One genomic region from Maridesulfovibrio frigidus DSM 17176 encodes:
- a CDS encoding response regulator, with protein sequence MKILVVEDEVASMKFISHLMVKYGECDTASDGIEAVRIFEVSLSSGPPYDLICMDIMMPEMDGHEALQKIRQLEELYSIPPKREVKVIMTTALDDPKNVMNALFKGGADEYLVKPITSANVEEAMKKVKLL encoded by the coding sequence ATGAAAATATTAGTTGTTGAAGATGAAGTCGCAAGCATGAAGTTTATTTCTCATTTAATGGTAAAATATGGAGAGTGTGACACAGCCTCAGATGGAATAGAGGCTGTCAGGATTTTTGAAGTGTCTCTTAGCAGTGGTCCTCCTTACGACCTGATTTGCATGGATATAATGATGCCGGAAATGGATGGACATGAAGCATTGCAAAAGATCCGCCAACTGGAAGAGCTCTATTCAATTCCCCCTAAAAGAGAAGTTAAGGTCATTATGACGACAGCTCTTGACGATCCTAAAAATGTTATGAATGCCCTTTTTAAGGGCGGTGCTGACGAATATCTGGTTAAGCCTATCACCTCTGCGAATGTTGAAGAGGCAATGAAAAAAGTAAAATTATTGTAG
- a CDS encoding HD domain-containing protein codes for MIKFKEIFKSFSSPYLKVANEREHSDYQLKYDHSLRVFENCQGICESLDLTPEQTQTAEIAALFHDTGRFPQYFKYKTFKDSDSCNHATMGVKQIIRGKLLRDLPKSQLRIILGAIALHNRMAIPAHIPEQLRTVTQIIRDSDKIDIMGIMLAHMSDSKHLGSVALMGLEEKPDEVTGSVLSSVESGKQAIYTDMTCINDFRLLILSWAYDLNYKWSKKQMIDRNVVRQIFSQLPDIPRVASLYDPIMNHLNS; via the coding sequence ATGATAAAGTTTAAAGAGATATTCAAAAGTTTCAGCTCACCATACTTAAAAGTAGCAAATGAACGTGAACATTCAGACTATCAGCTGAAATACGATCATTCATTGCGGGTGTTTGAAAATTGCCAAGGTATCTGTGAATCTTTAGACCTCACTCCAGAGCAAACTCAAACAGCTGAAATTGCCGCACTTTTTCACGACACAGGCCGCTTTCCACAATATTTTAAATATAAAACATTTAAAGATAGCGACTCGTGCAACCATGCAACAATGGGCGTGAAACAAATTATTCGCGGAAAGCTCCTTAGAGATTTGCCTAAATCACAACTTAGGATCATACTCGGTGCGATTGCCTTGCATAATCGCATGGCAATACCTGCCCATATCCCAGAGCAATTGCGGACCGTAACGCAAATAATCCGGGATTCGGACAAAATTGATATCATGGGTATTATGCTTGCGCATATGAGTGATAGCAAACACCTTGGCTCAGTTGCCTTAATGGGTCTTGAAGAAAAACCTGATGAAGTTACTGGTTCGGTGCTATCTTCTGTAGAGTCCGGCAAGCAAGCAATTTACACAGATATGACCTGCATAAACGACTTTAGACTGCTCATTTTGAGTTGGGCGTATGACCTGAACTATAAATGGTCAAAAAAGCAAATGATCGACCGTAATGTAGTTAGGCAAATATTCTCTCAACTACCTGATATTCCGAGAGTTGCTAGCTTGTACGATCCTATTATGAACCATCTGAATTCATAA
- a CDS encoding NAD(P)/FAD-dependent oxidoreductase yields MIEANQDIIILGAGPGGLQAAIHAARKGLKVLVLGKNDKSSLWWAHIENFCCTLEISGEQILKTGQQQAESFGAIFFNEDVLSIVPPDLMSLDGSGFTVNSETKTFKAKAVIICTGTTRNKLGVPGEKALFGKGVSYCVECDGNFFKGEEVVVVGGESAAAGGALHLTHLASKTHLVAKEFSFAPELMQRLKDSGVIIHEGVEVKEITGDAGVDGLVLDNGTTLGVTGVFIELGAKGVMSLAAELGITLDESMKFIETDKQQRTNVPGLFAAGDICGPPLQMAKAVGEGCVAGLAAAKFAKKL; encoded by the coding sequence ATGATCGAAGCTAATCAAGATATTATCATACTAGGAGCTGGCCCCGGAGGCCTACAAGCCGCTATTCACGCAGCAAGAAAAGGACTTAAAGTTCTTGTTCTAGGTAAAAATGATAAAAGCAGTCTCTGGTGGGCACATATCGAAAACTTTTGTTGTACTCTTGAAATTTCCGGTGAACAAATTTTAAAAACAGGCCAGCAACAAGCAGAAAGCTTTGGAGCGATCTTCTTTAATGAAGATGTTCTAAGCATTGTTCCGCCAGACCTGATGTCACTTGATGGCAGCGGTTTCACTGTGAACAGCGAAACAAAAACCTTCAAGGCTAAAGCCGTCATTATATGCACAGGAACGACCCGCAACAAACTAGGCGTTCCCGGCGAAAAAGCCCTTTTCGGAAAAGGGGTCAGCTATTGTGTTGAGTGCGACGGAAACTTCTTCAAAGGCGAAGAAGTTGTTGTCGTAGGCGGGGAAAGTGCTGCAGCAGGCGGTGCTCTTCACCTGACACACTTAGCATCCAAAACTCATTTGGTGGCAAAAGAATTCTCATTCGCGCCAGAACTTATGCAGCGCCTCAAAGATTCGGGTGTCATAATTCACGAAGGCGTAGAAGTTAAAGAAATCACAGGCGATGCCGGTGTTGACGGTTTGGTTCTCGATAATGGAACCACACTTGGCGTTACAGGTGTCTTCATTGAACTCGGAGCGAAGGGAGTCATGTCTCTTGCGGCAGAGCTAGGAATCACACTTGATGAATCAATGAAATTCATTGAAACAGATAAACAACAGCGCACCAACGTGCCTGGACTTTTTGCAGCGGGCGATATCTGCGGGCCTCCACTACAGATGGCAAAGGCTGTCGGAGAAGGCTGTGTAGCAGGTCTTGCTGCCGCTAAGTTTGCAAAAAAACTTTAG